The following proteins are encoded in a genomic region of [Eubacterium] hominis:
- a CDS encoding adenylate kinase, with the protein MILLLGGATHCGKTKLAQKLLETYHIPYYSIDHIKMGLIRAHISDICVEDDKALTSYLWPIMKEIILTAIENNQHFIIEGCYIPFDWQKDFTEEERKKIHYCCLIFSKSYIEQHQKEIFQYANCIEQRKEEALDIDALIKDNLNHLQSCKQYHLPYILIDNTYAIDIENNFAFLKQK; encoded by the coding sequence ATGATTCTATTGTTGGGCGGTGCGACACATTGTGGCAAAACCAAACTTGCGCAAAAACTTTTGGAAACCTACCACATCCCTTATTATTCTATTGATCATATCAAAATGGGATTAATCCGTGCACATATAAGTGATATTTGTGTTGAAGATGATAAAGCATTAACTTCATATCTTTGGCCAATTATGAAAGAAATCATTCTAACCGCGATTGAAAACAATCAGCATTTCATCATAGAGGGCTGTTACATCCCCTTTGACTGGCAGAAGGATTTTACAGAAGAGGAAAGAAAAAAAATTCATTACTGTTGCCTGATTTTTTCTAAATCGTATATCGAGCAACACCAAAAAGAGATCTTTCAATATGCGAATTGTATAGAACAACGTAAGGAGGAAGCATTGGATATCGATGCATTGATTAAAGATAATCTCAATCATCTACAAAGCTGTAAACAGTATCATTTGCCTTATATTCTGATAGATAACACCTATGCTATAGATATTGAAAATAATTTTGCTTTTTTGAAACAAAAATAA